The DNA window GTTCCAGCCACGCCCGCAGCAGGGTTCCTTGCGTGGCATCCTTACGCTCAATCAACAGAATGCCAAGCTCTAACTCCATGATGGTAATGGCGGAGACAAAGAGAGCGGCCGCATCGACACTTTCAGCCCATTTCGCCACGTTTGGATCGGCCTTCCCGGCCCGAATTTTTCGCAGTTCGGACACAACGTTGGTATCGAGTACGTACATTATGAGAAATCCGCCGGGCGGGTTTCGATAGTCACGCGCTGTGGTTCAAACTCAATATCCGCAACCCCCGGCATCGCCAATGAATCAGCAATATTGCGATGCTGTTTGGTCAGCAGCCGGTATTCCTCAATGCTCAACAGCACATGCGCTGGCTTGCCGCGATCGGTGATAAAGACGGGACCGTTCTTGGTGGCTTTCTTTGCACGGGTCACATCCTGATTCAGTTCCCGGCTGGAGAGGGTCGTGATGGTCATGGCGGCATCTCCTGTTTGAATTTACGATATAGGAACATTACTACAATATAGATAATAGTGCAAATAGTGTACGCAATTTCATTCCTGTCACTATTTTGCGAGCCGCTTTGCAAAGGTCATTTTTGCCAGTGGTATGTTATTTGAGCGGAGGATAGAGTAGGTGGTGATATTTCGACGCGGCTTTACCGTGCTACCAACACGATAAAACCGCTAACCACAACAACTAACGAGAATAGTTATTATGGCTGACGCGCATTCTACTGCAGGCATCTGTATTTACAAAATTTCCCAACCCGAACGTTATCAGAAAGTGGTTTACCGCCCCAAGGGGCTTAACCGCACGACCCCGGCCATCAACTTAAGCGGAAAATGGTTGCTGGAAGCGGGATTTTCCATCAATGATCCCTTAAAAATCAGAGTGATGCCTGGCTGTCTGATCATCACCAGCCAAAATTTTCATGCACTCTGGCACTGCTTAAAAAGCCTGAATGAAGGTGAATGGGATGATATCGCCGTGGCACACTGGTTGGGGCAATTCCCCGGAAAATTGACGAAAAAACTACCGAGATAAACGCATAATACCCTGTTTTATCAATAAAAACGTATATTGAACGTGCCTGTGTGGGGGGAACTTTGTGCTTAAAGGGCAAAATTTTTCTTTTGCGAAGCAACTCGCATTTTATTTGACTGATTAAACAAAGAAGGAACCGATGAAACTTCATTTTTCGACTGATAATGCAGCACTACCGGAATGTGTCTTAAGCGGTGAAGATATGCAACAGATGGGCTTTACGCCGAAGACCCTGTTTCATATCCAGCAATATGACAACGGGTTGATGCTAACACTGACTGAGCCTGATCAGGTTCCTCTGCCTCAGATGGCGGAAAATGATCCCTATCAGGGCATTGATTGGGTGCGTGATAATGGTGAACTGTATCTGGCAGGTGATTGGTTAACGGAAACCGGTTTGTTGGATAAACCCGTTCAGATTGCTTTTGGCTATGGCAAAATTATGTTAATGACCGAAGCGGATTTTAGCCCCGTCTGAGCCGTGTATACGCAATGGATTTCAAGTTGCATCGCGGCGGCAAGGGAGAAAGTCCCCAGGAGCATAGACAACTATGTGACTGGGGCAAACGAACGTAGCCAACAAAGAGGCAGTTTGAAAGGCGAAGTGTATAATACGTTTTTATTGCTGGTGGCTTTAGTGTGTTAACTATGGTTGACACACCGTGTTATTTACCTACAATAATGATATTGCTTCAGGAGGGAAGCATGATAACCATTGAAAGGACGCAATATTTTGAAAAATGGTTAAAATCCTTAAAAGACCGAGTAGCAAAAGCCAAAATCTTAATCCGGGTTGAAAGAATGGAAGAGGGCAATTTTGGCGATGTTGAACCTGTGGGAGGCGGGGTATCGGAACTCAGAATACATTACGGGCAAGGCTATCGTGTCTACTTTACTAACAAAAATAATGAAATCATATTATTACTCTGTGGCGGGGATAAAAGCAGCCAGCAGGCAGATATAAAGAAAGCCAAACAACTCGCGAAAGAATGGGGATTTTAAAATGAAATCAGCACCAAAAAAATTTGATGTTGTGGAGTTTTTAGAAACGGAAGAAGATATTCAGGCCTACTTAAATGCCGCTATCGAAGAAAACGATACAAAATATTTATTTAAAGCGTTAGGTAATATTGCCAGAAGAAAAAATATCAGCCAACTCTCTAAAGAATCGGGAATAAGCCGAGAAGGGATATACAAGGCGTTATCCGGTGAAGGCAACCCATCGTTTAATACAGTATACAAAATTTCAAAAGCGCTGGGTTTAAAACTCCATTTTACGGGGGATTAAATTCGTTTTTCAACATAAATCAGTTCGCTATTGATAAATTACATCATGAAGATGTAATTTATCTTTCTTTTAACAAGGTCATTCAATAAACAAACCGCGAAGTCCGATTGTTGTTTTCCTCCTCTATCAACTCTTTCATAATTGAACAGAAACTGAGGTTTTCGGGAACATAGACAATGCTATTGTATTCCTTTGGTTTTAACTCCATTGAAAACATGTCCTGACCATTTTCCAATAACCGTAGTTTATCCAGTTTTTCAAGTTGAAAAAGAAGAAGGTCATCGGCTGTTTTGATGATCATCTTCTCCACACAGGATTTTCCTTTGGCTGACCCCGTATAATAAAGTTCACGTATCGGTTTATATTCTTCGGGTAAATCATCACTCAACGGACACAGTAAATAGCTGCGCATCTCTTCTCTTTTTTTGATCATCTTGTCATAAATATATTGATATACCGTTATCATGTTATTCCTTTTTTGATTGTCGAAGTGAGTATGTTTCCTTTATGGCTATAACATTAAGCCGGAAGATCACGGGGATCTTTCCGGCCAAAATTATTTTCTTAAATAATCATCAACGTCTTTTCCAACTTCATCAAGATAATTGAGCATTGGATTCATATAATCATTATACATTTCGACATACATTCTTGCGGAACTTCGTATGTCATTGTACTTTAAGCTATTATTGATTATTTTTTCTTTTGTTTTTATGAACAAATTTATTATTGATTGCAACTGATTTTTATTATTTCTTTTTTCTTCCTCCAATAAATCTATTGCTTTCACTATCTTTATAAGTAACTGTTCTTTATTCATATATCAAATTCCCCTTACTTCAAAAACCTTACATCTTTTACCCAACTCATTGGATAACCTAATGGTAAGACTATCTGATCAGCTCCACCGTCTAATCTGGTTCCTGATTTGGTAAACTGTTCTTTAACCATTGGCGACTCGGTCACAGTCAAAATCATGGAGGGCTGTTTAGTACTCATCCCCGACAGCGACGAGACGAACAGCCTCAAACAACAATACCAGCGCCAGCGCGAGCAAATCAGTGAAATTAAGCTGCGGATGCGAGAGCTGATTGGTGACTATAAAAGCAACTAAGAGCAAGGGAGTGAGCAGCTCTTAACAGAACAAAGCCGGAAGATCACTGAGATCTTTCCGATTCTGTATTAATTAAACGTATCATTGATATCGTTTTTTATTTTATCTAATGCTTTATTGGCTTTAAGTCGTTCATTAAAATCATCCCGCCAAATAAAGTATTCAGAAAAACCACCATAACCTCCGAACATAGATCCATATGCACGGCGAGCATCTTCAATAGCAGATTGTGCATCGTTTGTACCCCCATATGTTGGGGGCGTCAGCAGTGTAATAACGTTCTCAATGCCCTTTATCCAATTTCCTCCACCATTAACACGCATAATTTCCCATAGTGAAAGGAAAAGGACTCTTAACTTTTTTGATTGTTCAATAGAGTCCATACATTACCTCAAAGGCCAATCTTCTAATACTTTGACACCATCTATTTTCCAAGGTTTAAACTCAGTATATGGGAACTGATTGGGGCTATTATAAAAAGCCGGAAGATCATGTGGATTTTTCCGGCTTTTCGTGTTTAATTTAACCAATTATTGTTGTTTATATGAAATGATGATGTATGACATACCCGATTTATTATCATCCACAGACTCAATATTTCCCCATAGGAAAAATAGTTTCTCTGATGAACCAAATAATGATTTTAATAAATCATCATTAATCAATTTGTTCCTCATCTGGTTTTCGTTGGTAAATACATTGATTTTATTCTCTTTTTCCTTATTAAATGGAAGTAATTTAATAAAATCAATAATCCCATCTTGGAAAACAACGTTGATAATATAATTTTTATCTAAAAAGAGAATGTCATCTATTGAGTAGCTGACTCTACCTTCAAAGTCATACATTTTTTTAGGATTAAGATCTAATGTTAGGGTTAGAAAGTCATCCAATGTAATTAATGGATTTATTATTATTCCATTTAGACTTATATCACCATTAAAATATATCATTTTATCAATTTCACCGAGTATAAAGGTTCTAGAATTCCCTCATAATTTTTAATAACAATTTGAGGTAATCCTCCGGCTCCATGTTGAGGATTAGCCCTAACTATGCCAAATGCAGCTGGTGTATCTTCTAGAACTCGATAAGCCGTCATACCGGGTCTATATCCAAATTGTGGATGAGGCATTACTTGTAAGCCTTTAAATACACCTTCTTGAGAAAATCCACTTCTTTCTATAGCACTAACTGTAGTATAAAAATTACCTTGTCCCGGAGCTCCAGCCATTAATATTGTATCTTTTTTTACCGTAATATCTTTAAAGCGATCAACACCGGGGTACTCTCCCTGCCCTTGCCAACTTCTAGCAAATTCTGATGGTGACTGAATAGATGCTGCTTTGACTTCAGATGTTGAAGATAATCCGTAAGGATCGACGAATTTCGAAGGATTGTGGACATATCCATATGGATTCACACCACCCGCTAAATTCAGGGGATCGGGCAATATATACTGCGCGGTCTCCGGTGAATAATAACGAAAACGGTTATAATATAACCCGCTCTCTTCGTCCTCAAATTGCCCCATGAACCTGAAATTGCACCTAACGTGGTAATCCGGGTCATTCGAGGCAATCACCTGCGATTTCTCGGCTTTTCCCCATGTTGTCAGCCGCTGTGCCCAGACCAGTACCCCTTCCTCAGACAACATCTCGCGTGGTGTACCCTGATGGTCACTGACAATATAGTGTAGCTTGCCTTTTTCAAAGCGGGCTGATGGTATTAATGATCCGGGTTCATATAGCCAACGGATACGCTGATCTTCCACTGGTGTGCCATCGGCGTAAATCGGCGTTTCTTCGATAAGCTGGTCGCCGCTCCACAGGTAATCCTGCCCCATGATGGCATCGGCTCTGGGTGTTAAATCCGGTTTGCCAGCCAGCCACAACTGTAAATTAGCTGCGGCCAGTTTGCCATCGTGAACTTTCAGCTTACGGACTCGCCGCCCAAACGCATCGTAGCGATAATGCCAACGCGAGCCGTCGGGGGTTTCGCAGTGAGTCAGCTGGTTTTGAGTGTCCCAGCGGTAGCGCCAGATTTGCGGACGGAAGCCGTCACGGTGTTCGGTTTTTTCTACCAGACGGCCATTGTCATCGTAAGCGTAGCGGATATCCCCTTGCTGTACCACTCGTCCGGCTTTCTGGTGCTGGGTAATTTGCTCCATCGCGCCATAGGCATCAACCGGCAGATGTTGGTTTAGATTGCCGTTGGCATCATAGCTAAATTGCTCTTCATGCGGACGCGTACCCTCGAACAGGGTATGAAGGATTTGGTCGTTGGCATTGTAATGGTAGCGGGTTTGTCCCCAGCGGCTGTCATCAATCACGCGCACATTGTGAGCACGGTCATATTGCCAGCTCCGGTTGATGGCAGAGGCTTGCGGAGGAAAATGTGGGTCATTTTGTGCCAGCGTTTCCCTGAAAAACTGGGTGGCCTGCCCCGCCGACTGATGTGCCAGCAAGCCAGTCGCGGTGTAGCGACTGGCAAGGATAAACCCGTTGGCGCTTTCCCGCACCGTTTCCCGTCCTAAAGCATCATGCTGGAAGGTTAGTGGTGAATGCTGGTTAAGCTGAAAGTGATTCAAACTCCCCGACAGGTTATAACCGAAGTGCAGGGTATTGCCCTCCACACTTTCACTGACAGGACGCCCGGTCAGGTTATCCCATTGGCGGGTGATTTCCCGACCATTGATACGCTCACAAGTCGGCAGGCCCGTGGTTTTGTCATACTCATACTCGACGATAGCATCCGCATTGGTGGCTTTAACCAGTTGATGCCGTTTGTTGTATTCGTAAGTAGTGGTGTCTTTTAGCACCAGTTGGTTTTCTTCTGGCTGCCAGCTTTCCTGTCGGACCAGTAGACCCGCAGCGGAATAGTGCCAGCGCAGTTGCTGGCCGTCAGGATATTGGGTCAGTGTACGGCGTCCCAGTTTATCGTACTGATACGCCAGTGTTCGCCCGGTAAAATCGGTTTCCCGGATAATCTGACCTGCGACATCCCGCTCATAGCGGTAAGTTTCACCCGTGGAGGCAGTGACTGAATTCAGGCGGGTCAGACGGTCATAGCCAAAACGTAGGATGGTGCCATCCGGTCGGGTAACCTGGTTGAGCAGATCAAAAGCGCCGTATTGATAGCGGGTTGTGCGGCCTTCCCCGTCAGTGACGGCTACCACACGCCGTTCACTGTCATATTTCAGTTGCTGGATAACACCATCCGGCAATTCAACTTCAGTCAGGCTGCCGTTAAGGCTGGCATGATCATCGCTATAGCGGTAGTGGGTCTGCTGTTTGAGCGCATCGGTGAATTGACGCAAACGCCCCAGTGCATCCAGTTGCAGGCCGGTAGTTTCGCCATCCGGTGTCATCACGGCGGCCAGCCGTTGTTTCTCGTCATAGGCATAGTGCCATTGGCGGCCATCCGGTAACAGACGCTGGCGCAATTCGCCATGCGTGCCGTACTGGTATTCTTCCTGATGACCAAGTGGGTTGGTCAGTGCAGTCAGGTTGCCCTGCTCATCATAGTGAAATTGCCAACGTTCGCCGGTCGGCAGCACACTTTCGATAAGCTGTCCATGCTCGTTATAACCGTAAGCAAAGGTATCGCCGGTTGGCAATTTCACTTCGGTCAATGCACCGTCAGGGTTGTAATCAAAGGCAGTCATCTGCCCCATCGGGTTGCTTTCCCACATCAGCAGGCTGTGACGCCACTGACGGCGGGTAATGCGCCCCAGTGGATCAACTTCCCGTATCACCAATCCGTTCGGGTCGTAGTGGTAGTGGGTTTCACCCCCTTCGCCATCCAGATAGGTGGTAATGCGGGCGTTGTCATCATAGCGGAAACGGTCATGCCAGTAGCCGCTGGGAGAGGTGGTGCTGAGTACCCGACCGCGCTCGTCATAGGTTATCGTCAGGTCAGTCTGGTCGGTATCATGCCAGCGGATCATCCGCCCCTGCACATCATATTCATGCCACAGGTGGTTGTGCTGGAAAGCATCACACTCGTTCAGATAGCCCTGTGAATCATATTGACAGGTCAACAGACATTGCTCAGCAGGCTGACCTTCGCGGTTTTCCTGCATCGTGATCGTGTTAAGCCGGCCGTCCAGATAATGCAGGCTTAACCGCAGGCCGTCATTGCGAGTGACTGCCGTCAGTTGCGACTGCTTATCGTAGATAAAATCAATCCGGTTCTGACGCCGGTCAGTGATAGCAGACAATTTTCGTGTGTTGCCTGAAATCGGGCTGAAATGGTACGTCAACTGGGCGCGGCGGTCGGTCAGGCACAGTTCGCCGGTCAGTTCTCCCGTCAGCAGGCAATGGGGAAGATTACGGTTACGGGACAAGACCCGGTTATCCGGTGTGGCATAGTCGTAGATAACGCCATCGGTATGGGTATAGTGCACTTCCCCCTGACTGATAACCAGTTTCAGTGACCAGTCATCCGCCCATTTGGCACCAAACAAACCGTGTAAATCCGCCGTGGAGCGGTAGGTTCGGCTGAGGTTTATTGGCAACAATCCCGGGATGGCTAGTACCGGCCAGACTTGCAGGAAGTCGCCGGTGGCCATATCGACCGGATCGCCCTCTGTACTGGACAGTTCGTTGTCATTGCCCTTTTTTTTGCCGGATGAGGTGGCGTTATCGACAGGCTTTTCTGTTGTGGGTTTGACTTCCGTTTTCGGGGATGTCGCGGGTCTTTCTTTGACTATGCCACCCGCGGCAGAGGGGGCAGGTTTGGCATTTTTAGTCGCCTGCATCCCAGCTTTTGCAATTTCCTCTGCTTTACGGATTTGTGCCGCTAGTGCACTGGCTTCTGTGGGTGCTTTAGTCGCTGGGCCTGCAGCCCCCATGCCTTTTACCGGGGTGAATAACATGGCAATTTCAGCGGTTGTGCCGCCAATACGTTGTCCGGGTGTGTCCAGTGTCATCTTGTACTCGTCAAGATTAAACTGTTTGGCATTCGTGCGGCCGGCATCGGCGACTTCGCCTATCACTTTAGCCTGTTTTTCGGTGTCAGGGTTGCCAAATACTTTCCCCCAGAAAGCTAACGAACGGGCCGATTCGTCCGCTTCACGAGCTGAGTTCAGCATTCCGCCCTTAATGGCCATTTCGCCCAGCCCCACGGCGGTATTACTGACGGTTTTGGCAATGCCTTTCTGCTGTTCAATCGGATTCCATCCGCTTACGGTTGACAGGTCTTGTTTTGTTTCTTTGGCTTTGTCTACGGCAGCGTTTCCTAACGCTTTTCCCATCGTTTTCAGCGCTTCCCATGCACTAATTTCGGGTTTGCTTTCCGGTATCACCACCGGATTCGCCTCATGGGGCGGACTCGCCCCCTGCGGTGCCTGACCGATGATTTTACCCAGCGTGTTGCCCTCACCAGTTGGGCTGTCACTGCGTGGTTTTGATGGTAAGGCCGTATTGGGTTGTGGAGGAATGTGTTCGCCCGTTTCTGACGAGACGTCCTCTCGGTTAGATTTATCTTCTGACATGGTTTCCTTCCTTATGCTCCATTCATCCAGAATTCATCCCCGTGGCGCAGTACCAGTTTATTGCCGGCCCGGACGGTTTTTGTATGCGCTTTGGGATGGCATTTCGCCCCCACCGTGCCACTCTTAATCCCGTTGGCCACGCCCGGCTGGTCGCCGAGAGTTGTCGGCACAAAGCTCTGGGCAAATACCACTACGGGTTGGCCATTGGCGCGTACCGATTTCACGGGGGCGTCACTGCCTGCCAGTTTCGCAATGACCGGATACGGGATCGGCGGTGTTGACGCGCCCATCGGGGTTTTGCACACGTCGGGCAACATGCCAATGATCAGCCATTCACCTGCGGTGCGGGCGATGTAATTATCAGCCATCCGTTTTCTCCTCTTCCAGTGGTGCCAGATTGAGCAAGGGGGCATCCGGGTTGATTTCAAACCGGGTTTCAGCCACTCGCACGGGCAGTGAGGCTTTGAAACTCAGTCGGCAGGTCATGTGCAGCGTCCTTGCCTCGCTGTTGATAATTAACGTATCCATACGCATCGGCACGGGCAGTAATATGCCGTTGTGCATTCGCAGCAGAACAAACGGACGGTGTCCCGGCAGATTGACGTGCAGTTCACCATCAGGCGTCAGGCCGCTTAACGTGATGGCAATATCCGTGTCCGGCCAGTCAATTTGCTGGTCTGTTGGTGCGCCGTTCCAGTAGCCAAAGTCAAAATCTTTTGGCAGGTAAGGATGTCGATGTGCCAGCCAGTCGGCATCGTAAGTGCCGGCCAGCTGGCGGCGGGGCAGCCACGGACGGCCGATAAAGCCCATGCCCTGCGGCTGGCAGGCCGGCGTATCAGGCGCCAACGTACCACTCAATTGAGCGGTAAAATGCTGCACGGTGAACGGGGCATCCGGTCGGGTAATACGGGGTGCAGGGTAACGGGTAAGTTGTTTGGCCTGCGCATACCACGGCGTGATAAATCCCATACCCAGCGGATTGGTTTCACAGACGGCGTGAGCAACCGGCGCTTTTTCTCCGTCAGGGTGTTGCTGGCGCTGTTCCGATGTCAGCCGATCGCTTTCCTTAAGCTGTGCAACTGTTTTATCATCCGCCTGAATTTTGCATTCGCCCCCAAAGGCGTAGCGATAATCCAGCGGCAGTGTTGAAAACGGTTTCGGGTCGGTCAGTTGCCACTGACCGCCAGCATCACGAATAAATTCCCGTTCACCGGTTACGGTCAGGGTTTTGTCGAGCAGGGTCTGACCCTGCTTGCTCTTAATCTGCAACTGAACAGGAAATGCAGTGCAAGGCCGGTTATCTGGCGCATAAGCCGTACCGTTGACAATCACGTCACAGCGCGGTTTAAACGGGGCAAGGTCACTTTCCTGCAACACCTGTGAGGCATTCATCAGCCCACGGTATTCATCCTGTAAACACAGCGGTGGTGCGGGAAGAAGTTCAGCACTGTATTCTCCCTGTCCGGCAGGCAGGAGCTGGTAGCCGATTTTCATCACGGCTACGTGGTGCTCCACATCTTCCACATCCAGCATGGAATAGTTCATCACCGCAAAGGGGGTCAGGTTACGAAATTCCATCTCAGTTTGTCCTCCTTAGTTCAGGTCGATGTCTTTACCTGTGATTTGCACCGGACCACTGGCCTCAAACTTGAACTCACTGCCCTTAAGGGTGATTTTTCCGCTGCTGTCCATGCGCAGGACACTTGCACCACATTTCAGCTCAATCACATCACCGGTCGTGATGGAAAGGGTATGGGTGATGGTTTCTGCCTTGTGCGCCCCGACCTCGATAATGTAGTTTTTGCCGGTGATCAGTTTGCGCACTTCTTTCACCGTTTCCGTGCTGTTGAGCGTGACCGTTTCCTCTTTGTTCTCATAGATTTTGATGGTTTGGTTTTTCTCCACAGTCTCGGTGTGGTTGGCGATCACATGGGTATCGCGGTTGTTGAGCACCTTGGTGTACATGTCTTTCTGCGCGTGCAGTGACAGCAGTTCGCTGCCCTTGGCATCTTCAAACAACAGTTCGTTATAACCCTGTCCCTTATGCGTTTTGGAGCGGAACGCCATCTGGGTTTTAGTACCCGGCAAAGCCCCCGGCGGGATATTGCTGGCATGGTAAGTCCGTCCGGTCACTATTGGTTGGTCAGGATCGCCGTGCAGAAAATCCACCACCACTTCCTGCCCGATACGGGGGATGGCCAGCATTCCCCAGCCCTGACCGGCCCAAGGCTGACTGACCCGTATCCAGCAGGAGCTTTGGTCATCGCTCTTACCGTATCGGTCCCACGGGAATTGCAGACGTACACGTCCATACTGGTCACAGAAGATTTCTTCGCCGGCCGGGCCGACCACCTTAGCAATTTGTGGGCCATCCATCACCGGTTTGGGCAGCGGTGCCGGACGCCAGTTCTGGTTCTGGCGGATAAAGTAGAAGTGACTGTGCAGCGTGGTGCCTGCGCCGCCGGTTGCTGTCTCCAGAGCACCCGGCTGGCTGCCGCTGTGGCTGGTGGATACGGTTTGCCATGACTGATTCAGGTCTATCCGGGGATGGTTGCCAAGGATAAACAGTTTGCCCGGTTGCAGGGCTATCGCATTGCCGCTGCCCTGTCCCATGACGGCATCGCTGCGCAATGCTTCCAGCCGGTAGCGGGTAAAATCTTTGCCATGGGCTTCGTCTTTGAAACGACCGGGGTAGTCGTAGTGCTCGTAGTACAGTTGTTGCAGGTTTTCATCCCGCATCTGCTGGTGGAATTCTGCCGGCCACGCGGGGTTCTTGAAGGTGTAATCTTTCAGCTGCACCTGCGCGGGTCGCACCTGTGCGCTGTAGGTCAGGCTGCTGATGGCAGGTTCACCCAGAGTGCTGGCTTCTCCGGGCTGATAAGGGATCATCATGCCCGGCGGCACAGAACCGCAGTCGTCGGCAAAGACCAGCGTGTTGCGTCCGTTACTGCATTCGAAGAAGTAGAAAATGCCTTCTTCTGCTGTTAACCGTTGCAGGAAAGCAAAGTCACTTTCCTGATACTGCACGCAGAATTCCCGTGCCGGATGAGGATGGCGCAGGCTGAAGATTACATCACGGATATTGTGCTCTTTCAGAATGGTCGTAATGATGTTGGCGATATCCTGCTGCTGGAAAATGCGCGAGTTCTGTCTCAGGGTAGTGCGCCACAGGTCAGGCCGGATAATCATCTGGTAAGTGGTCTGGTGCAATCCGGTGTTACCCTGCTCAAAGCGGGCAACAATCCCCGTGATGCTGCGTTGTTCGATACCGTTTTGCAGAATGGTCAGCGTAGCGGTGCGATCCAGTACGGCTGGAAAGTCGATAGCCGGGTCGGCACTCGCCAGTCCCACACTCAGGCTGAACGGCTGGGAAAAACTTTCGTTCAGGGTGAAATCAGTCACCACAAACGTCTGCGGCAGTAAGCCACCTGCGGTCAGGGTAAATTGCAGGCCACTCGGGTCACGCCCGCCCATCAGCATCTGGCCGACTTTTTCCAGCGCTTTGGTGGCTGAATTCTGTCCCCCGGCTGAGCGTTCTGCCAGCCCCTTTCCACCGGTAAAACCGCCACCCGGGATTAAGCCCGCCGTGCCTGACATACTGCTGCCTATCCCGCCGGCATAACCGCCACCCGGAATTAAACCTGCTGCGCCTGACATTCCGCCGCCTAATTTACCGGCAACCTGTTTTACTTTCTGAACAGTCTCTTTCCCTTGCTTCAATTTATTGATGTTCTT is part of the Xenorhabdus cabanillasii genome and encodes:
- the tssI gene encoding type VI secretion system tip protein VgrG — encoded protein: MLMGGRDPSGLQFTLTAGGLLPQTFVVTDFTLNESFSQPFSLSVGLASADPAIDFPAVLDRTATLTILQNGIEQRSITGIVARFEQGNTGLHQTTYQMIIRPDLWRTTLRQNSRIFQQQDIANIITTILKEHNIRDVIFSLRHPHPAREFCVQYQESDFAFLQRLTAEEGIFYFFECSNGRNTLVFADDCGSVPPGMMIPYQPGEASTLGEPAISSLTYSAQVRPAQVQLKDYTFKNPAWPAEFHQQMRDENLQQLYYEHYDYPGRFKDEAHGKDFTRYRLEALRSDAVMGQGSGNAIALQPGKLFILGNHPRIDLNQSWQTVSTSHSGSQPGALETATGGAGTTLHSHFYFIRQNQNWRPAPLPKPVMDGPQIAKVVGPAGEEIFCDQYGRVRLQFPWDRYGKSDDQSSCWIRVSQPWAGQGWGMLAIPRIGQEVVVDFLHGDPDQPIVTGRTYHASNIPPGALPGTKTQMAFRSKTHKGQGYNELLFEDAKGSELLSLHAQKDMYTKVLNNRDTHVIANHTETVEKNQTIKIYENKEETVTLNSTETVKEVRKLITGKNYIIEVGAHKAETITHTLSITTGDVIELKCGASVLRMDSSGKITLKGSEFKFEASGPVQITGKDIDLN